A region from the Rufibacter sp. DG15C genome encodes:
- a CDS encoding S46 family peptidase, with translation MLNPKQLFLVLLLALCSLSAWARPDEGMWLPMLLKQLNETDMQKKGMRLSAEDIYSINKSSLKDAIVQFGSGCTGEIISNQGLLLTNHHCGYGQIQSHSSVENDYLTKGFWAMSKEQEKPNPGLTATFIVRMEDVTKQILGDIPSNLTEAEREHRITTNIKKVQYGATNGTHYGAIIRPFFYGTEYYMYITETFRDIRLVGAPPESIGKFGGDTDNWMWPRHTGDFSIFRIYAGPDNKPADYSTNNKPYTPKHHLPISLAGIKEGDFTMVFGFPARTTEYLPSQGVSEIAEISDPAKVKIRTMRLHLLEQDMLADPKVRIQYAAKYASVSNSHKRWIGEMRGLKKLDAIAKKQDLEKQFAHWVSQETGRKSMYGHVLPHFEQNYTILANDISLTRDYYQEAALGVELLSYAQSFLDLAELIQKGYQTEQQKADIQTQIKGLLDAAPAYFKNYNQATDKKVFASLLEMYAIDIAYKYQPEALKKAMEAKKFTWASYADKVYGPSNLASLEKVTALLKLSPNAIKAKLLADPAVTLLQSFNNVYQEEILPVYNQLTEQNTLLNRLYLQGLREMQKDKKFYPDANSTLRVSYGKVEGYKPSEDVTYEYYTTLEGLIEKSGMTEIPDYRIPDKLRELHLKKDYGPYAINGKMPVAFLASNHTTGGNSGSPVINAKGELVGLNFDRNWEGTMSDIMYDPERVRNISLDVHYLLFLIDKFAGAGHLVQEMNVIYPSSQPDPVVKKESVEIKHKDNIFKTKKKVKIDD, from the coding sequence ATGCTTAACCCTAAACAACTGTTCTTGGTGCTGCTGCTGGCACTGTGTTCTCTTAGCGCCTGGGCTAGACCAGACGAGGGAATGTGGCTGCCCATGCTCCTAAAGCAATTGAATGAGACCGACATGCAAAAGAAGGGCATGCGTCTCTCTGCCGAGGATATTTATTCTATCAATAAGTCAAGCTTAAAGGACGCCATTGTGCAGTTTGGCAGTGGCTGTACCGGCGAGATTATCTCTAACCAAGGTTTACTGCTCACCAACCACCACTGCGGGTACGGCCAGATTCAGTCGCACAGTTCTGTAGAGAATGATTACCTCACCAAAGGGTTCTGGGCCATGAGCAAAGAGCAGGAAAAGCCGAATCCCGGGCTTACGGCTACGTTCATTGTGCGCATGGAAGACGTGACCAAACAAATACTTGGTGACATCCCTTCTAATTTAACAGAGGCAGAACGTGAGCACCGCATCACCACCAACATCAAAAAGGTACAGTACGGCGCCACCAACGGCACGCACTATGGCGCCATCATTCGGCCGTTCTTCTATGGCACTGAGTACTACATGTACATCACCGAGACCTTCAGGGACATACGGTTGGTAGGCGCGCCACCAGAGAGCATTGGCAAGTTTGGCGGTGACACAGATAATTGGATGTGGCCCCGCCACACCGGCGACTTCTCTATCTTCAGGATTTATGCCGGGCCAGACAACAAGCCCGCAGATTACTCTACCAACAACAAGCCCTACACCCCCAAGCACCATTTGCCAATCTCGCTTGCTGGCATCAAGGAAGGCGATTTTACCATGGTATTCGGTTTCCCGGCGCGTACCACGGAGTATTTACCGTCACAGGGCGTAAGTGAGATCGCCGAAATCTCTGACCCCGCCAAGGTGAAGATCAGAACCATGCGCCTGCACTTGCTGGAGCAGGACATGTTGGCAGATCCTAAAGTGAGAATCCAATACGCGGCAAAGTATGCCAGCGTGAGTAATTCGCATAAAAGATGGATTGGTGAGATGCGCGGCTTAAAAAAATTGGATGCCATCGCTAAGAAACAAGACCTGGAGAAACAGTTTGCGCATTGGGTGAGCCAGGAAACGGGTCGTAAGAGCATGTACGGACACGTGCTGCCCCACTTTGAGCAGAACTACACCATCCTGGCCAATGACATCAGCCTCACCAGGGATTATTACCAAGAGGCTGCACTGGGGGTAGAGTTGTTAAGCTATGCCCAAAGCTTTTTGGACCTGGCAGAACTCATCCAGAAAGGGTACCAGACAGAGCAACAGAAAGCTGACATCCAGACTCAGATTAAAGGCCTGCTAGACGCGGCCCCTGCTTATTTTAAGAACTACAACCAGGCCACTGATAAAAAGGTGTTTGCGTCTTTGCTAGAGATGTACGCCATTGACATCGCCTACAAATACCAGCCAGAGGCCTTGAAAAAAGCCATGGAAGCCAAAAAATTCACCTGGGCCTCTTATGCTGACAAAGTTTACGGACCGTCTAACTTGGCTTCTCTAGAAAAAGTAACCGCGCTGTTAAAGCTTTCGCCCAACGCCATTAAGGCCAAGCTATTGGCAGACCCAGCCGTTACCCTCTTGCAGAGCTTCAACAATGTGTACCAAGAAGAGATTCTGCCGGTCTACAACCAGCTAACGGAGCAAAACACGCTGCTTAACCGCCTGTACTTGCAAGGGTTACGTGAGATGCAAAAGGATAAGAAGTTCTACCCAGATGCTAATTCCACCCTACGGGTTTCTTACGGTAAGGTAGAAGGATATAAGCCTTCTGAAGATGTGACCTATGAGTACTACACCACCCTGGAAGGCCTAATAGAAAAATCTGGGATGACTGAAATTCCTGATTACCGGATTCCTGACAAACTAAGAGAGCTGCATCTTAAGAAAGACTATGGCCCATATGCCATCAATGGCAAGATGCCTGTGGCCTTCTTGGCCTCCAACCATACCACGGGGGGTAACTCGGGGTCACCAGTCATCAATGCCAAAGGCGAATTGGTGGGACTCAACTTTGACCGCAACTGGGAAGGCACCATGTCTGACATCATGTATGACCCCGAGCGGGTGCGCAATATCTCCTTAGACGTGCATTACCTGTTGTTCTTGATAGACAAGTTTGCCGGCGCCGGCCACCTGGTGCAAGAGATGAATGTCATCTACCCTTCTTCACAGCCAGACCCTGTGGTTAAAAAAGAGTCCGTAGAGATTAAGCATAAAGACAACATCTTTAAGACGAAGAAAAAAGTTAAAATAGACGATTAA